One stretch of Suricata suricatta isolate VVHF042 chromosome 13, meerkat_22Aug2017_6uvM2_HiC, whole genome shotgun sequence DNA includes these proteins:
- the TMEM215 gene encoding transmembrane protein 215: MRPDDINPRTGLVVALVSVFLVFGFMFTVSGMKGETLGNIPLLAIGPAICLPGIAAIALARKTEGCTKWPENELLWVRKLPCFRKPKDKEVVELLRTPSDLESGKGSSDELAKKADLREKPPHEGQTEVPVAHSITIPTPTEEGECQSLVQSGHQEETSRYLDGYCPSGSSLAYSALDAKCSAWDRSECPEPEDSIFFVPQDSIIVCSYKQNSPYDRYCCYINQSQGRWDHETIV; encoded by the coding sequence ATGCGGCCTGATGACATTAACCCAAGGACTGGGCTGGTGGTGGCCCTGGTCAGTGTCTTTCTGGTCTTTGGCTTCATGTTCACCGTCTCTGGGATGAAAGGAGAGACTCTGGGAAACATACCCCTCCTGGCCATCGGGCCAGCTATCTGCCTGCCAGGCATTGCAGCCATTGCCCTGGCCAGGAAAACTGAGGGATGCACTAAGTGGCCGGAAAATGAGCTGCTGTGGGTCCGCAAGTTGCCCTGCTTCCGGAAGCCCAAGGACAAGGAGGTGGTGGAACTGCTGAGGACCCCTTCAGACCTGGAGTCAGGCAAGGGAAGCTCAGATGAGCTGGCTAAGAAGGCAGACCTCAGAGAGAAGCCTCCCCACGAGGGGCAGACCGAGGTGCCTGTGGCCCATTCCATCACCATACCCACACCCACAGAAGAAGGAGAATGCCAGAGCCTGGTCCAGAGTGGGCATCAGGAGGAGACATCCAGATACCTGGACGGCTACTGTCCCTCAGGCAGTTCCTTAGCCTACAGTGCCTTGGATGCCAAGTGCTCAGCCTGGGACAGATCTGAGTGCCCTGAGCCTGAGGACAGCATCTTCTTTGTGCCCCAGGACAGTATCATCGTTTGCTCCTACAAGCAGAACAGTCCCTATGACAGATACTGTTGTTACATCAATCAGAGTCAAGGCAGGTGGGACCACGAGACAATAGTCTAA